The following DNA comes from Chloroflexaceae bacterium.
TGGCGTGGATCGGCGTCTCATTGCGATAGGCCGGCCCCTCTGCCTCGGCCCAGTAGCAGTCATCGAGAATAGGCAGATAGATCGCGCCCAGGCAGGGTTGCCCATCGCGCAGCAGGCCCACCGAAACACACCAGGTGGGCAAGCCCGCTACGAACGACCCGGTGCCGTCAATCGGGTCCAGGCACCATACGAACTCGCGGTCGGTCGCTTCCAACCCCTGTTCCTCGCCAATGATCCCATGCTCTGGATAGCGGGCAGCAATTCGCTCGCGCAAGAACTGTTCGACTTCCAGATCAGCCCGGGTCACCCAGCTCCGGTCGGCCTTACGCTGCGCCTCCACGTTGTTAAAGTAGCGACGGGCGTGGAGCCCTGCTTCCCGCACCCACGCCCGTAGTTCGGACATATCAATGCTGCTCACGCGCCTACCTCATTCCTCTGACGATCGCCGCCGTGCCCGTATGTTCTTATCATACTCCGTCGGGTTGCACGCAACCCATCCGGCAGAGGCATGGGGAAACCCGCTTTCCCCCATGCTCCTCCAGCCGGCAGCGGGGCCTCGTTCTTCGCCAGTCTGTGAACTGGTTTTTCACTAAATCTCCCACCTTCTCCCTGATCCTCCCCCGCTGGGAGAGGGAGTCCGGCTCCTCCTCCAACGGGGGGAGGCTGGGAGGGGGCAGAAAAGCAAGGAAACGCAGGTCACAGACGACTCGCCCTCTCCTGCCTTGCTGCGTTCGGCGCCCCCCTCGCTTTCCACCGCAGGTGGAGAGGGAGGAGGCAGGGAGGAGGGTGAGGACACCTCACAGGCGCTCGATCGCCGCGCTGAGGTCGAGGTCGGTGGCGACCCCCATAGGGGTAAGCACGGAGATGGACACATAGCCCGAGCGGACTGCGCCATCGTCGGTGTAATCGGGGAATTCGGGAATGCGATCGCGCGCAAAGCGGATCAGCAGCCGTCGCCGACCATCGCCGTCAGCCGGGTCGGGCTCCAGTTCCATATCCACAACGTGGCCATAAAAGAAATCGGAGAGGCGGGTCTGTCGAAAGCCGCGCACATCGGCGATGTCGTGCAGGTGAGGGGCATTCACATTGAGCACCACCGGGCCGCGCCCCCGCAACCGTTCGAGCAGAGGGAAGCTCTTCACTGCGGCCCAGGTGGCCGTACCCCAGGGCATCGGCGCATCGCCCACGAACATCTGCGAGACGGCCATAGCCGGCAGGCCCCACAGGGCGGCGAGCATCGCGGCGCCAACCGTGCCGCTCAGCAGCACGTTGGTGCCGCTGTTTAGCCCGCGATTAACCCCCGAAACCACCACATCGGGGCGTGGGCCAAGCCTGGCCAGCATCCCGGCCAGCACGCAGCCTACCGGCGTGCCGCTGAAAGCATAGGCTGGAATGTCCCGGTGTATCGGATCGGGAGGGGGGACGGGGCGCAACGTCAGGTCGCGGCGCGGCGGTGGCAGCGCCATGCTCATGCCGCTCTGCTCTTCCTCGGGGGCTACGACCAGCACTGTGCCCAGCCCGGCCTCGCGCAGAGCTCCGGCTAAGGCCCACAGACCCGGACTATCAATCCCATCGTCGTTTGTCACGAGGATATGCATGCAGGAGCGCTCCTTGCGAACAGGCTCTTGATTCAGGCGGCGGGGCGCAGGCCACGCCGCCATAGGAGCATGATACCGCAGATCAAGGCCGGGTATGCGTCTCCTCCACACACAGCGCGTCTCCTACGCGCGTTCCCGTGGCGGCGATGGTGCCACTGGGCAATTCGACCACGTATCGCGCCCCCCAGGCGCCGGCATAGGGCCGGTTCGGCGGCATGGCCTCGGTGAGACCGACCACCCGGTTGTGGCGATCAACGAAGACCACGTCAATCGGGAAGCGCATGAAAAAGCTATGCACACTCGAGCAGGGACGGATCAGCAGGCCCTCGCCCGCGGCGAGGGCCTCACGCCCGATCAGGCCTCGGCTCCGGGCCAGAAAGCTGCGCGCCACCTCGCAGCGTTCCGCGAGCACCTGCTCGCGCGTCAGGTTGCGGATGCGCACCACGGTCACAGGCGGAAACCGTCGCTTAGAGGCCGCTGAAACTGGAGATGATGCGGGGCACCGCCGGCCCGAGGATGACCACGAACAGCGCCGGGAAGATCAGGAACACCATTGGAAACAGCATCTTGATCGGGGCCTGCTGGGCCAGTTCTTCGGCCCGCTGCCGGCGGCGCACGCGCATCTGATCGCTCTGGATGCGCAGGATCTTCGCCATCGAAACGCCCAGTTGATCGGCCTGGATCACTGCGGCGGTAAAGGTCTGCACATCGTCCACCCCGGTGCGGTCGGCAAGATCCTTCAGCGCCTCGCGCCGGGTGCGGCCCAGTTGGATGTCTTTGAGTACCCGCTTGAACTCCCGCGAGAGTTCGTCGTCCCACTTATCGGCCACCCGTTGCAGCGCCAGGTCGAAGGCCAGGCCCGCTTCCACGCTGATGCACAGCAGATCGAGCGCGTCGGGCAGGGCCCTGGTAATGGCCTTCTTCCGCGCCGTGATGCGCCGGCCCAGCCATATTACTGGCAGCATGTAGCCCAGCGCGAAGCCAATGGCGCTGTACATCAGGGCCTGCAGGAGGGCCATCGTGCGGAACGTCAGCAGGCTGATGATCACCCCAAGCACCAGGGCCAGCACTACCCGCAGGCCCACGAACATCGCCGGCGTAATCCCGCCTGGATTGCCGGCCATCTGCAAGTTGCGCCGCAAGCGTTCGGCGCTCTGTTTGGGGCCATACTTGCCGAGCGTCGCGAGGATGCTCTTCGTTGCGGGAATGATCACGCGCTCGTGGAACGGCTGTTGCAGTTCCAGTTCCTCCAGCGTCAGCGCCCGCTCGGTGTACTGGTTCAGCCGTTCGCCGACGACATCAGGCTGGCGCATCCGCGCCAGACTTACGCCGATCAGGCCCACCCCAAGCAGCAGGATCGCAACCGTCAACAGTGTTGCCATCGCTTCTCCTCGCTGTGAGCGTTACACGCGTGGGGAAACCGAGTTTCCCCTTACCCCTGTCCACCGGGAGGGCGCAGCCCTCCCGGGCAGCCGCTTGAGTACTTACTAGTCTGTGAACGAAGTTTCCTGGGATTTCCACCCCCCTCCCAACCTCCCCCGTCGAGGGGAGGAGCCGGACTCCCTCCTCCAGCGGGGGAGGGTTGGGGAGGGGGCGGAGTTATCGAAAAACGTAGTTCACAGAGTACTTACACTTCAATATCAATAATCTTCATAATCGCAAAATAGCCGATGACGATCATCACCGCCGCCGTTACCGGCAGGCAGCACCAGGCGTCCGGCGGCATGCCCAGGGTGAAGATCGGGGCCATATATTCTGGATTGACCATAGAGATAAAGATCGCCAGCGCCACCGGCAGGCCGGTAATCACCCATGCGGAGATGCGCCCCTGCGCCGTCAGGGTCTGGATCTCGCCTTTGATCCGCACCCGCTCGCGAATGGTATGGCCGATGGTGTCGAGGATCTGCGCCAGGTTGCCGCCCACTTCCATCTGAATGTTCACCGCGGTGATCAGCAACTCCAGATCATCGGAGGGCATGCGTCGCAGCAAGTTTTGCAGCGCCTCTTCGGTGCTGCGGCCCAGGCCCACCTCCTGCACCACCCGGCGAAACTCCGACGACATCGGCGCCGGGGCTTCGCGCGCGACCATGTCCAGCGTCTGCAGGAAGCTATAGCCGCCCCGCAGCGCGTTCGCCATCATGGTAATCGTGTCGCCAAGTTGATTGTTGAAGGCCTTGATCCGCCGCCGGGACTGGATGGCGAGGTAGAGGTTGGGGAGAAACGAGAACACCACCGCTCCCGCCAGGCCGCTGGCAAACATCGCTGCCGGGCTGGCTCTCCCGACGAAGGCCCCGAAGCCCGCTCCCAGCAGCGCGCAGACGATCTTGATAATGATAAACTCCGCGACCGTCAGTTTGACATCGGCTCGCGCCAGGTCGCGCTGGATGTTGCTCCCGCGCTTACTCTGCACCACCACGCGGTCAATGCGCTCGAGCGCCTGGCGCGGATTGGCTGCCGGCTGCGGTGTGGCTGGACCGACATACTCCGCCAGTCGCGAGGAAACATCTTTGTCCCTCTGGCCGCTTAACTGCCAGATCAGCAGGATGATCAGCAGCAGCAGCAACCCGCCGATCGCCAGGACGATCGGCAGCATCTCAGGCGAGAGAATACGATCCATAGCCATCTATTCCTTGTCTTAAAAGCTGAAGCGATCCCCTGAACCGAAGATGTTTGGCGGCAGAAAGATGTTCAGAGTTTCAAACTTCTCGACGAACTTCGGACGCACGCCCGTGGGCCGCAACTGGCCAACGATCTTGCCGCGCTCATCAATCCCCGTCTGCTCGAAGACGAAGATGTCCTGCATCACTACCACGTCGCCTTCCATGCCCGACACCTCGGTGATCTGCGTCACCTTGCGCGAGCCGTCCTTGAGGCGCGACTGCTGCACAAACAATTGCACCGCCGAAGCGATCTGTTCGCGAATCGCCCGCGCTGGCAGGTCCATGCCCGCCATCAGGCACATGGTTTCGATACGGCCCACGGCATCGCGAGGCGAGTTGGCGTGAATGGTGGTCATCGAGCCGTCGTGACCGGTGTTCATCGCCTGGAGCATGTCGAGCGTTTCCCCGCCGCGGCACTCGCCAACGATGATCCGTTCCGGGCGCATACGCAGGCTGTTGATTACCAGGTCGCGGATGGTGATCTCGCCGCGTCCCTCAACATTCGGCGGGCGCGACTCGAGGCTGACGACGTGGTCCTGCTGCAATTGCAGCTCGGCGGCGTTCTCGATGGTGATGATGCGCTCGTCTTCAGGGATGAAGTTCGACAGCACGTTGAGCAGCGTGGTCTTGCCTGAACCGGTGCCGCCCGAGACCACGATGTTGGTGCGCGCCTTGACGCAGGCGCCCAGGAAATCGGCCATATCCTGGGTCAGCGAGCCGAAGCGCACCAGATCGTGGATCGTCAGTTTATCCTTGCGGAACTTGCGGATGGTGATCGTCGGACCATTGAGCGCCAGCGGGCGAATGATGGCATTGACGCGCGAGCCATCGGGCAGGCGCGCGTCAACCATGGGCGAGGACTCGTCCACGCGCCGGCCCAGCGGCGCCACGATGCGATCAATGATCCGCAGCACGTGCTCATCATTGCTGAAGGTGACATCGGTTTTGATCAATTTGCCCCGTTTTTCGATGTAGATCTGTTTGGGGCCATTGACCATGATTTCGCTGATCTCGGGATCGGCCAGCAGTTGCTCCAGCGGCCCGAGACCGATAATGTCGGCCTCGATGCTCTCGAACATGCGCTGACGCTCGCTGCGCGTCAGCACAATGCTTTCGCCGTCGAGAATGGCCTGGAAAGCGTCTTCGACCTGTTTACGCACACGGGCCTTATTGGTGAGATCGAGTTTGGGGTCAAGTTCGTTGATCAGCCGGTTCTGCACCCGCAGCTTGATCTCGTTGAAGGTGTCGTCTTCGCGGGCCGCGGGCGCCCGCGGCGACGCGACGCCGCCCCCTGGCCGCGTCGCGGGAGTCGCCGGGGCTTCGCCAGGAGTGGCGCCGATACGTTTGAGCAACGACATGGTGGTTCCCCTTTATTGAATTACCGCTTGATCAGCCGTGTGAACAGGCCGCCGCTCTTCGGCCCTGCGACCTCGGTGGCCGCTGGCGCTGCTCCCGGCGTTCCCGCTGCCGCAGTCTTTGTCGCCAGCGTCAACTCGCGGGCCAGCATGCCAATATCGCGCGCCGCCCGATGGGTGGCCTTGCCGATAATCAGCGGCACTCCCTGGTTGATCGAGCTGATCATATCCGGCCCGGCGTCGCAGATCTGCAACTGGATCTTGCGCTGGATGTTCTTCTCCACCTCCTCGGCGCGGATGTCGGTGCGATTGGTGGCTTTGTTGAGCACCAGCATCACCTTTTCGCGCGGGTACTCCAGCAGTTCGGCCACTTCTAGAAACAACTTGATGTTGCGGATGCAGTGCATCTCCAGCGTCATCAGCGTAACGATGCGGGTGGCCATGTCGAGCACCGCCAGGGAGCGATCCTGGAACGAGGCCGGCGTATCCACCACGATGAAGTCGAACTCGCGCTTCATCCCTTCGAGGATGGCCCGCAGGTGATCGGCGGTGACCAGTTCGCCTCGCTGCGGATCAAGGGGCGCCAGCAGCACCTTGACCTGCGAGGTGTGGGTTGCCAGCACGTCGTTGAGCAGATCACGGTCCAGTTCCTCCACCCGTTGCGCCAGTTCGACGATGGTCTTATCCGAGCGCAGGCTGAGGATGACGCTCTGGTCGCCGAAGGTGCTGTTGGCGTCTACCAGGGCTACCTTCTTGTTGGTGAGCTGGCGGATGGCGATGGCCAGATTGGCGGCCACCACCGAGGTGCCCGCGCCCCCCTTGGGGCTGAACACAGCGATGATCTGTCCTTCGGGCAGGCTCTCTCCCGCCATGACCATGCCTGGCCCGGCGGCGCCCGCCACCGAACGGGGCCGCGTCGCGGCCCGCTTATGCACATGGCGGATGGACTTGTACAGATCATCGGCGCTGATAGGCTTGGTCAGAAACTCGCGCGCTCCGGCCAGCATCGCTCGCCGCAGGTAATCCGTCTCCCCCTGCACACTCATGATGATGACCTGGATCGCGGGATCCTGGCTCAGTATCGCCTCGGTGGCCGCGATGCCGTCCATATCCGGCATGTTGATGTCCATCAGCACGACATCGGGGTGATGCTGCTTGGCGAGCGCCACGGCTTCGCGGCCATTGCTGGCTTTCGCCACGACTTCGATGTCCTTCTCAAAGAAGAGCAGCTTCTCAAGCTGATCGCGTGTGTCAACGATGTCATCGACGATCATCACCCGGATCTTCTCGTCGGTCATAGAATAAACTCCTCACTTGTGCCGGGGATTGGCGTCTGACGATGCTCGGTCAGGCAACGTGGCCACCTGGCGCGAGGCGCGCGCTCCATACCGCCCCGAAAGGCGCCGGTGGATGCCACTATTATACCCCTTCGTCCGAACCAGGTCCGGTATCCAACAACAGCAAAATGTCGGAATCCGCGAACGGGTGCGCCCATCCGACGCGGGTATCGGGATACGCAATCCCGTGATTGGCCATCACGGCACGCGGGTGGGCGCCGGGGTGCGCGTCGGTTCGGGGGTCAGGGCGGTCTCGGGACCCACGACCTGTGGCGGCAGGGCGTATGGCAGGGGCAGCCCGAATTCGGAGATCAACAGATCCAGCGTGGCCCCGATCGTCGGCTCGAACTGGTCGTCGCCCGCTCCGCGCAGCACCAGCACCAGGCGCGCGTTCGACGCCAGGGCGAACTCCATCAACTCCACTTCCTGATCATTGAGCGCCAGCAACAGCGTCCACGCCTCGGCAGTGATCGGGCCGGACGCCTGGCCGGTCGCCGGGTCAATCGGCTGGCCCGAGGCGTCTACCTGGGGCAGGCTCCCGCTCGGCGGCGGGGCCGTTCCCGCCTCCGGCGTCGCCTCGGCGCTCACCGGCGGGCGGACGATCTGCAGCACCTGCGCTCGCTGAACGATGGTCTTGGTGCTGTTGAGGGTGAGGTCGTTCAGCAACCGTTCCGGGTTCACCACCTGCGGGTACGACTCGCGCCGGGGCACGCTGAAGGTCGCCACCACGTCCACGAAGTCTCCAGGGACGATCCGGTCGGCCACGCCCGAAAGGTTGTTTACGATGAATGGATAGGCCTTGTCTCGCGCCCGGTCAGGCTCGGCGGTGGGAATCTGCTGCGAGAGGCCTGGTTCGGTCAACCCCGCCCTGACAATGAACTCGTTGGCCCGGAATGGTCTCGTGGTGAGCTTGCCCACGATCTCGCCGGTGCTCGAGAAGTTCTGGTCTGGATCAAACTCTGTCTGAGGAATGGTGATGACATCGAGCAAAGTGGTGTCAACGATCAGCGTATTTGCCGGGATGTCTACGCGCGCCCGCACGATTTCCACCTCCGGCACCTCGGTGGGCAGAGCCGGGGTGGGTTGCGCCCCTCCGATCAGCCCCCCTCCGCCGGGTTGCGAAAGGAGAAAGAACAGGGCCCCGGCGCCTATGACCAGGATCAGACCGATGAGTAGAAAGACAATGCCGCCACGTCGCATACAAGAGCTTCCTTCCTTTCAGGAGGCTTCGCCCGCGCGCCACAGATACGAAAAGGGATCTGCCTGGGAGTCCGCCACCCTCCACACCTTCCCTCACAGATGAGGATTAAGAATCGCATCCGATATGCCACGCTGATCCTTGCGACGGCATCGCCTGCTGCGGGCTACAGCCCTCGCTCAGGACGTGGAAGCCCCGCACGGGCTCTCAAGAACTCAGTCAGGGCTAATTACTCGGTGAACGAAGTTTTTCGGCGCCTCCGCCCCCTCCCCAACCCTCCCCCGCCGGGGGAGGGAGTCCGGCTCCTCCCCCCAACGGGGGGAGGTTGGGAGGGGGGCGGAAAGGCAAGGAACCTTCGTTCACAGACTGCTAATGAAGATTAAGAAGATAAACCGGTATTCGCCCTGTAGCCCGGCGGCTGAAGCCGCGGGCTGCCGATGCGTAGCCCGCGAAGGCGGGCTATGCCAGATTATCTTCTTAATCTTCATTAACCCGCAGCGTTCGGCATACCAGATTTGTAACTGAGGCGATTTTTCCAG
Coding sequences within:
- a CDS encoding inositol monophosphatase, with product MSSIDMSELRAWVREAGLHARRYFNNVEAQRKADRSWVTRADLEVEQFLRERIAARYPEHGIIGEEQGLEATDREFVWCLDPIDGTGSFVAGLPTWCVSVGLLRDGQPCLGAIYLPILDDCYWAEAEGPAYRNETPIHASRTTTIDNNDWISISSYAHRQFRIDFPAKTRSLSSVAADCCYVARGSSLGALIGRANLWDLAAGLAISRAAGAVAVGLSGAPLDTTQLLDGRKLPEPIIIAPPQLVDLLRGYISRR
- a CDS encoding 5'/3'-nucleotidase SurE, which encodes MHILVTNDDGIDSPGLWALAGALREAGLGTVLVVAPEEEQSGMSMALPPPRRDLTLRPVPPPDPIHRDIPAYAFSGTPVGCVLAGMLARLGPRPDVVVSGVNRGLNSGTNVLLSGTVGAAMLAALWGLPAMAVSQMFVGDAPMPWGTATWAAVKSFPLLERLRGRGPVVLNVNAPHLHDIADVRGFRQTRLSDFFYGHVVDMELEPDPADGDGRRRLLIRFARDRIPEFPDYTDDGAVRSGYVSISVLTPMGVATDLDLSAAIERL
- a CDS encoding DUF192 domain-containing protein — translated: MTVVRIRNLTREQVLAERCEVARSFLARSRGLIGREALAAGEGLLIRPCSSVHSFFMRFPIDVVFVDRHNRVVGLTEAMPPNRPYAGAWGARYVVELPSGTIAATGTRVGDALCVEETHTRP
- a CDS encoding type II secretion system F family protein; translated protein: MATLLTVAILLLGVGLIGVSLARMRQPDVVGERLNQYTERALTLEELELQQPFHERVIIPATKSILATLGKYGPKQSAERLRRNLQMAGNPGGITPAMFVGLRVVLALVLGVIISLLTFRTMALLQALMYSAIGFALGYMLPVIWLGRRITARKKAITRALPDALDLLCISVEAGLAFDLALQRVADKWDDELSREFKRVLKDIQLGRTRREALKDLADRTGVDDVQTFTAAVIQADQLGVSMAKILRIQSDQMRVRRRQRAEELAQQAPIKMLFPMVFLIFPALFVVILGPAVPRIISSFSGL
- a CDS encoding type II secretion system F family protein, producing MDRILSPEMLPIVLAIGGLLLLLIILLIWQLSGQRDKDVSSRLAEYVGPATPQPAANPRQALERIDRVVVQSKRGSNIQRDLARADVKLTVAEFIIIKIVCALLGAGFGAFVGRASPAAMFASGLAGAVVFSFLPNLYLAIQSRRRIKAFNNQLGDTITMMANALRGGYSFLQTLDMVAREAPAPMSSEFRRVVQEVGLGRSTEEALQNLLRRMPSDDLELLITAVNIQMEVGGNLAQILDTIGHTIRERVRIKGEIQTLTAQGRISAWVITGLPVALAIFISMVNPEYMAPIFTLGMPPDAWCCLPVTAAVMIVIGYFAIMKIIDIEV
- a CDS encoding CpaF family protein — protein: MSLLKRIGATPGEAPATPATRPGGGVASPRAPAAREDDTFNEIKLRVQNRLINELDPKLDLTNKARVRKQVEDAFQAILDGESIVLTRSERQRMFESIEADIIGLGPLEQLLADPEISEIMVNGPKQIYIEKRGKLIKTDVTFSNDEHVLRIIDRIVAPLGRRVDESSPMVDARLPDGSRVNAIIRPLALNGPTITIRKFRKDKLTIHDLVRFGSLTQDMADFLGACVKARTNIVVSGGTGSGKTTLLNVLSNFIPEDERIITIENAAELQLQQDHVVSLESRPPNVEGRGEITIRDLVINSLRMRPERIIVGECRGGETLDMLQAMNTGHDGSMTTIHANSPRDAVGRIETMCLMAGMDLPARAIREQIASAVQLFVQQSRLKDGSRKVTQITEVSGMEGDVVVMQDIFVFEQTGIDERGKIVGQLRPTGVRPKFVEKFETLNIFLPPNIFGSGDRFSF
- a CDS encoding response regulator, whose amino-acid sequence is MTDEKIRVMIVDDIVDTRDQLEKLLFFEKDIEVVAKASNGREAVALAKQHHPDVVLMDINMPDMDGIAATEAILSQDPAIQVIIMSVQGETDYLRRAMLAGAREFLTKPISADDLYKSIRHVHKRAATRPRSVAGAAGPGMVMAGESLPEGQIIAVFSPKGGAGTSVVAANLAIAIRQLTNKKVALVDANSTFGDQSVILSLRSDKTIVELAQRVEELDRDLLNDVLATHTSQVKVLLAPLDPQRGELVTADHLRAILEGMKREFDFIVVDTPASFQDRSLAVLDMATRIVTLMTLEMHCIRNIKLFLEVAELLEYPREKVMLVLNKATNRTDIRAEEVEKNIQRKIQLQICDAGPDMISSINQGVPLIIGKATHRAARDIGMLARELTLATKTAAAGTPGAAPAATEVAGPKSGGLFTRLIKR
- the cpaB gene encoding Flp pilus assembly protein CpaB is translated as MRRGGIVFLLIGLILVIGAGALFFLLSQPGGGGLIGGAQPTPALPTEVPEVEIVRARVDIPANTLIVDTTLLDVITIPQTEFDPDQNFSSTGEIVGKLTTRPFRANEFIVRAGLTEPGLSQQIPTAEPDRARDKAYPFIVNNLSGVADRIVPGDFVDVVATFSVPRRESYPQVVNPERLLNDLTLNSTKTIVQRAQVLQIVRPPVSAEATPEAGTAPPPSGSLPQVDASGQPIDPATGQASGPITAEAWTLLLALNDQEVELMEFALASNARLVLVLRGAGDDQFEPTIGATLDLLISEFGLPLPYALPPQVVGPETALTPEPTRTPAPTRVP